One part of the Dysidea avara chromosome 10, odDysAvar1.4, whole genome shotgun sequence genome encodes these proteins:
- the LOC136236693 gene encoding protein NLRC5-like, with product MEKPENPVKSSRRGRSDVLAQFLARKEKANMKDIENHVVVRWAPQWRQLGRQLNIEEHQMNIIEHDHPNNCVKCCTKMLSNWLEQSTCDDTTWEVLINAIDHLPQELAAFTDGVQDISATVDYLHDRYITGRFSSTEDDWCPYQPKHYTTLALIHNRGKPPDVVVISVAQELAVAGNVATNSASQTLRNNRIYSRVTKNISDIFAPVTTPDGSTRDPNMILIEGAPGIGKTVLAKEIAFQWSKNKLLATKQLLFLLYLREFNVNSIATIENFVQYMVKTTKIVHSLSKYLFQTKGKDVAIVLDGYDEMSDVGRKKSFIADIIHRKVLSQCCIVITSRPTASSRLHNLVDCRVEIVGFTEEDRLNFIQTALEGKDDQVKALQQYLQSNSTINALCYIPLNMTILLCLAEDGINGLPKTQTDLYEKFIKLTIRRFIQKINDGEDSIKISSITELPSPHNEVFKELAHLAFDALQTDKIVFTLAEIESFCPNLTVRQVNRDGLGLLKVVPYFDRETGNEDATLHFLHFSIQEYMAAYYISMLSNAKQIKLLKDTFWEQRYYNTWIMYVGITGASSFALKHFLSGNRIQLITKLSSTLSVSTRLLNDKVKCLHLFQCLVESKRIPALVGKGQEIDLSNQTLLPSDLNTLAFFLCRSVTKHWQILNLSGCSIGVTGCDILCNRFSETENHDIVSVKLVDLSYNHLTFSCLFKLFGIFKSWHTSEVIITEDVMLNNITSSSLFAAVEENFNIEYTLNLLLVGTFLYLNNVEEGTILCVLSRIRNIQSLYLMHCVWDSRVSEFQQWCTALRQHRLDIIHVVGTDISNSFIEALTSLLSSCDKPSELFIFDPFLSDGAADGLRDIPVSSDCVRIVISRTRVQGVAITRLLSDHLSSLELLNLSTCIRNCDQLQSPVWIQKVQKHGDKSQLVSIPFLLQHVLCQKACHCQLQLVLSENEIIFALKTNAEQIFNVINPINNFAYVVNSNVNKGDVRLLHREIFEKGCDLQELFIHGAINVGANDLVKLIRRDWHNTSSLVVYTSGIMIGHNPTAKQIALAFQLEPSITVWKLLPSTQVTADVFYQLTSWLTTNSNNWTELNFEGCNITDALCEMIHKQIILNGCCSTVKIVNVPGNQLTIAVIPTLIEIIFIWKVQQCTIKGVGNCFSKLFINGLTKRKILKTFASSDKIKAMLVTHSYISYLYYGIDLNEIRITDDQIREVYIVKCHIKAYSQVLYCLSRNFITAELEVSIYDAVIIDCDTFSTYNILHGASVKFALLTTNCIYEFNATQHQLQFVHHIMTWRCNSTEYSIGEMSENLFMPQSEPLEAVYFIGKQHPVMHASQISIVLCGITVLKRIMIENYYITDEDADDIVAILSHIITLKEIYLNYNYLHSTAATKIMKCLQCMPELQVLCFNENHAVPEKKVVHNLQANEMNNIQLTIADAERIGNTVYNCKHLKVLRISDSNGCTEMAKFIVRILNTAVHLQELDVSKNNLQTTDLSLLCKAMQELPELTKLFLSQNKITDSDVDDITTVLSKNTQLEEFDLSYNKLTSAGAVKIVDAMKKFRNLRVLRMAYSNINSTAAKSIADFLSYNVRLQELDLRGNNLQATGCTIICKAIQQISKLNKLVLSNNNITDEATQDITLFINSSPQLKEVHIDQNYFQTESIIKIAAAFKTISTLIKLCMGNNNIYNKAVDFIADILSCNTQLQELKLQISNLLPDDCIKISEALSYTSTLLKLAIINGNITSESADSIAAVLFHSTQLRELILDGNYLQAAGINKVLRGLRNTSTLVKLSIQDNHCTEDAAHDIADVISHNTGLQELNLQGNDLQTGGIVVIAKALQKISTLIELNIGNDIITNEAADDVAGFLSKNSLLQKLNFSNLTVESTEKILSASKLLRYLKVVRMVNCDISNTAAEMLAGIISINIQLEELDLNESNIQARGCLLICSVQKVTTLRKLNLSGSNITDEATDGITNLLLQNAQLQILDLSQNNFDEASTIKIIEALLNVNLKVLRLANGTVTSTVGEVIAEILYHNVQLLELDLNGNNLKSAGCSAICRAFQGMSLTKLSLMSNSITYEAVDDIADLLSHNIQLQELQLQISNLTAIDCIKISCALRFTSSLLKLSIVNSNITSESADSMAAVLSHNTQLQELNLYGNYLELIGIKTVLKSLKNTATLVKLSIQDNCCTDDAAHDIADVISHNTGLQELNLRGNDLKTAGIKVIRKSFQSSSIEVIVEDFDITVSHSIRM from the exons GAAAAGAGAAGGCAAACATGAAAGATATTGAGAATCATGTGGTGGTGAGATGGGCCCCACAGTGGAGACAGTTAGGTAGACAACTCAATATTGAGGAACATCAGATGAACATCATAGAACATGATCATCCCAACAACTGTGTGAAATGTTGCACTAAAATGTTGAGTAACTGGCTGGAGCAGAGTACATGTGATGATACAACATGGGAAGTCCTCATCAATGCTATTGACCATCTGCCTCAAGAACTAGCAG CCTTTACTGATGGTGTGCAGGATATTTCTGCTACAGTTGACTATCTGCATGATCGATACATCACAGGCAGGTTTTCTTCTACAGAAGATGATTGGTGTCCTTATCAACCCAAACACTATACAACTCTAGCACTCATTCATAACAGAGGTAAACCTCCTGATGTCGTAGTAATTTCTGTCGCACAAGAACTGGCAGTTGCAGGGAATGTTGCCACTAATTCTGCATCTCAAACATTGAGGAATAATAGAATATATTCTAgagtaactaaaaatatatcTGATATCTTTGCTCCTGTCACAACTCCTGATGGATCTACTAGAGATCCTAATATGATTCTTATAGAAGGTGCTCCAGGAATAGGTAAAACTGTTCTGGCAAAAGAAATTGCATTTCAGTGGTCTAAAAATAAATTATTGGCTACCAAACAGCTTCTCTTTTTATTGTATTTACGTGAATTTAATGTAAATAGTATAGCAACAATTGAAAATTTTGTGCAGTACATGGTTAAAACAACAAAAATAGTTCATTCTCtttcaaaatatttgtttcaAACTAAGGGTAAAGATGTTGCCATTGTTCTTGATGGCTATGATGAAATGTCTGATGTAGGCAGAAAGAAATCTTTTATTGCAGATATAATCCATCGTAAAGTGTTGTCACAATGTTGCATAGTAATCACTTCTCGTCCTACAGCTTCATCACGTCTTCACAATCTTGTAGATTGTAGAGTAGAAATAGTCGGCTTTACTGAAGAAGACAGACTTAATTTTATTCAAACAGCTTTGGAAGGTAAAGATGATCAAGTGAAAGCTCTTCAGCAATATCTTCAGTCTAATTCTACAATTAATGCACTTTGTTATATTCCTTTAAACATGACCATATTACTCTGTCTTGCTGAGGATGGCATCAATGGTTTACCAAAGACCCAGACAGATTTGTATGAAAAATTTATTAAATTGACAATTAGACGCTTTATTCAAAAAATAAATGATGGAGAGGATAGCATAAAAATCTCTAGTATTACTGAATTACCATCTCCACACAATGAAGTGTTCAAAGAATTAGCACATCTTGCTTTTGATGCTTTACAAACTGACAAGATAGTATTCACCTTAGCTGAAATTGAATCATTCTGTCCTAATTTGACAGTACGTCAAGTTAACAGGGATGGTCTTGGACTACTAAAAGTTGTTCCTTACTTCGATAGAGAAACTGGCAATGAAGatgctactcttcattttttaCATTTCTCAATTCAAGAATACATGGCAGCTTATTACATCTCAATGTTATCTAATGCCAAACAAATCAAACTACTTAAAGATACATTCTGGGAACAGCGTTACTATAACACTTGGATTATGTATGTTGGTATAACTGGTGCTAGTTCATTTGCATTAAAGCATTTTCTGTCAGGGAACAGAATACAATTAATTACCAAACTTTCTTCAACTTTATCTGTGTCTACTAGACTGTTGAATGATAAGGTTAAGTGTCTACATCTATTTCAGTGCCTTGTGGAAAGTAAAAGGATTCCAGCATTGGTGGGTAAAGGTCAAGAGATTGATCTTAGCAACCAAACTTTACTCCCTAGTGATCTAAATACACTTGCATTTTTTCTGTGTAGATCTGTTACTAAACATTGGCAAATACTCAACTTGTCAGGGTGTAGTATTGGAGTTACTGGTTGTGATATTTTATGTAATAGGTTCTCAGAAACAGAGAATCATGATATTGTCAGTGTCAAGCTGGTTGATCTGTCTTATAACCATCTGACCTTTTCATGCTTATTCAAATTGTTTGGCATATTCAAATCTTGGCATACATCAGAAGTGATTATTACTGAAGATGTTATGCTTAATAACATTACTAGTTCTAGTTTGTTTGCTGCAGTTGAAGAAAATTTCAACATTGAGTACACTTTAAACCTGTTACTTGTTGGAACGTTTCTATATTTAAATAATGTAGAAGAGGGAACGATACTCTGTGTTCTCTCAAGGATAAGAAATATCCAAAGTTTGTATCTTATGCACTGTGTTTGGGATTCAAGGGTTAGTGAATTTCAACAATGGTGTACTGCATTGAGACAGCATAGACTTGACATTATTCATGTTGTTGGTACTGATATAAGCAACAGTTTTATTGAAGCACTTACTAGCTTGTTATCAAGTTGTGATAAGCCTTCTGAACTGTTTATTTTTGATCCCTTTTTGTCTGACGGTGCTGCTGATGGACTGAGAGATATTCCAGTGTCAAGTGACTGTGTGAGGATTGTTATTAGCAGGACTAGAGTCCAAGGAGTAGCTATCACACGTTTGCTGAGTGATCACTTATCATCTTTGGAATTACTGAACCTTAGTACATGCATTAGGAATTGTGATCAGTTGCAATCACCTGTATGGATACAGAAAGTGCAAAAGCATGGTGACAAAAGTCAGTTGGTTTCCATTCCTTTTCTTCTTCAACATGTTTTATGTCAGAAAGCTTGCCATTGTCAGTTGCAACTAGTACTTTCTGAAAATGAAATTATTTTTGCTTTGAAAACTAATGCTGAGCAGATCTTCAATGTTATAAATCCCATTAACAATTTTGCTTATGTTGTTAATAGTAACGTGAATAAAGGTGATGTCAGATTGCTCCACagagaaatatttgaaaaaggCTGTGATTTACAGGAACTATTTATACATGGTGCTATTAATGTTGGTGCAAATGATCTAGTGAAGCTTATAAGACGTGATTGGCATAACACGTCATCACTGGTGGTATATACTAGTGGTATAATGATAGGACACAATCCTACTGCAAAGCAGATTGCACTAGCATTCCAGTTGGAACCATCAATAACTGTGTGGAAGTTGTTACCAAGCACTCAAGTTACTGCTGATGTGTTTTATCAGTTAACAAGTTGGCTAACAACTAATTCTAATAATTGGACTGAATTGAATTTTGAAGGATGTAATATTACTGATGCTCTGTGTGAGATGATCCACaaacaaataattttaaatgGTTGCTGCTCAACTGTGAAGATAGTAAACGTTCCTGGTAATCAGCTAACCATAGCAGTAATACCTACACTAATagaaattatttttatttggAAAGTTCAACAATGCACAATCAAAGGAGTAGGCAACTGTTTTAGTAAATTATTCATCAATGGACttacaaaaagaaaaatttTGAAGACATTTGCAAGTTCAGACAAAATAAAAGCTATGTTGGTTACTCATAGTTACATATCATATTTATACTATGGAATAGATTTAAATGAGATCAGAATAACGGATGATCAAATTAGAGAGGTTTACATTGTTAAATGTCATATTAAAGCATATAGCCAGGTTTTGTACTGTTTAAGCAGAAATTTTATAACTGCAGAGTTGGAAGTATCAATCTATGATGCCGTTATAATTGATTGTGACACCTTTTCAACTTATAATATACTGCATGGTGCAAGCGTAAAGTTTGCATTACTAACAACTAACTGTATATATGAATTTAATGCAACACAACATCAACTGCAATTTGTACATCACATTATGACGTGGAGATGTAACAGTACAGAATACAGCATTGGCGAGATGTCGGAAAATTTATTTATGCCACAAAGTGAACCACTTGAAGCAGTGTATTTTATTGGGAAACAACATCCTGTAATGCATGCATCACAGATTAGTATCGTACTCTGTGGCATTACTGTTTTGAAAAGGATTATGATTGAGAATTATTATATCACTGATGAAGATGCAGATGATATAGTGGCTATTCTGTCTCATATAATAACGCTGAAGGAAATATACTTGAATTACAATTATCTTCATTCTACTGCTGCTACTAAAATCATGAAATGTTTACAGTGTATGCCAGAGTTACAGGTGCTTTGTTTCAATGAAAACCATGCTGTTCCAGAGAAAAAAGTAGTTCATAATTTGCAAGCAAACGAAATGAACAACATTCAGCTTACGATAGCAGATGCTGAAAGGATTGGAAACACTGTATACAACTGTAAACACTTAAAGGTACTGAGAATATCAGACTCTAATGGTTGCACTGAAATGGCAAAGTTCATAGTACGTATTCTTAATACTGCTGTGCATCTACAGGAACTTGATGTGAGTAAAAATAACCTTCAAACAACAGATTTATCGTTACTATGCAAAGCAATGCAGGAATTACCAGAATTAACCAAACTTTTTCTCAGTCAAAATAAAATTACTGATTCAGATGTAGATGATATAACGACTGTTTTGTCTAAGAATACTCAACTAGAAGAGTTTGATCTTAGCTATAACAAACTTACATCAGCAGGTGCTGTAAAGATTGTAGATGCTATGAAAAAGTTTAGGAATTTAAGGGTGTTAAGAATGGCATATAGCAACATAAATAGCACTGCAGCAAAGTCCATagcagattttctatcttataatgTACGATTACAAGAACTTGACTTACGTGGCAATAATCTTCAAGCTACAGGTTGTACAATTATTTGCAAGGCAATACAACAGATatcaaaattaaacaaactTGTTCTCAGTAACAACAATATTACTGATGAGGCAACTCAGGATATAACACTATTCATAAATAGCAGTCCTCAACTAAAGGAAGTTCATATTGATCAAAACTATTTTCAAACAGAAAGTATTATTAAAATTGCAGCAGCTTTTAAAACCATATCAACACTAATAAAATTGTGCATGGGAAACAATAACATTTATAACAAAGCAGTAGATTTCATAGCTGATATTCTATCATGTAATACGCAACTGCAGGAACTTAAATTACAGATAAGCAATCTTCTACCAGATGactgtataaaaatttcagAAGCATTGTCCTATACTTCAACGCTACTTAAACTGGCCATAATAAATGGCAATATTACTAGTGAATCAGCAGACAGTATAGCAGCTGTGTTGTTTCATAGTACTCAACTGAGAGAGTTAATCTTAGATGGAAATTACCTTCAAGCAGCAGGTATCAACAAAGTATTACGAGGTTTAAGAAATACTTCAACCTTAGTCAAGTTAAGTATACAGGACAACCACTGTACTGAAGATGCAGCACATGACATAGCAGATGTTATATCTCATAACACTGGACTACAAGAACTTAATTTACAAGGAAATGACCTTCAGACTGGAGGTATTGTTGTGATTGCAAAAGCCCTACAGAAAATTTCAACTTTAATTGAACTAAATATAGGCAATGATATCATTACAAACgaagcagcagatgatgttGCAGGGTTCTTATCTAAAAACAGTCTACTACAAAAGCTTAATTTTAGCAATCTTACTGTTGAAAGTACCGAAAAGATTCTAAGTGCTAGTAAACTATTAAGATATTTAAAGGTAGTAAGAATGGTAAATTGTGACATTAGCAATACAGCAGCAGAAATGCTAGCAGGTATTATTTCTATTAATATACAACTAGAGGAACTTGACTTGAATGAGAGTAATATTCAAGCTAGAGGTTGTTTACTAATCTGTAGTGTACAAAAAGTTACAACTCTAAGAAAGCTTAATCTTAGTGGCAGCAATATTACTGATGAAGCAACAGATGGTATAACAAATCTTTTGTTGCAGAATGCTCAGTTACAAATCTTGGACCTCAGTCAAAACAATTTTGATGAGGCAagcacaattaaaattattgaagCCTTGCTGAATGTAAATTTAAAAGTATTACGACTTGCAAATGGTACTGTCACCAGCACAGTAGGAGAAGTTATTGCAGAGATTTTGTATCATAATGTACAATTGCTAGAACTTGACTTGAATGGAAATAATCTTAAATCTGCAGGATGCTCAGCAATTTGTAGGGCGTTTCAAGGCATGTCATTAACCAAACTTTCTCTCATGAGTAACAGTATAACTTATGAAGCAGTAGATGATATAGCAGATCTCCTTTCCCACAATATTCAACTACAAGAACTGCAATTACAAATAAGCAACCTTACAGCAATTGATTGTATAAAAATATCATGTGCGTTGCGGTTTACTTCATCACTGCTTAAATTGAGTATTGTAAACAGCAATATTACTAGTGAATCAGCAGACAGTATGGCAGCTGTGTTATCTCATAATACTCAACTTCAAGAGCTAAACTTATATGGAAATTACCTTGAACTTATAGGCATAAAAACAGTTTTGAAAAGTTTGAAGAACACTGCAACCTTGGTCAAGTTAAGTATACAGGACAACTGTTGTACTGATGATGCAGCACATGACATAGCAGATGTTATATCTCATAACACTGGACTACAAGAACTTAATTTACGAGGAAATGATCTTAAGACTGCAGGAATTAAAGTGATCAGAAAATCCTTTCAATCATCATCAATTGAAGTAATTGTAGAGGATTTTGACATCACTGTAAGCCACTCTATACGTATGTAG